GTGACGTACAACCCGTCGGTCCTGCGCGTACGGTCGGTGCAGCCCGGGACGTTCCTGGCACAAGGCGGCGTGGCGCCGACCTTCTCGCATCAGGTGGACCCAGGGTCGGGGCGGGTGGATGTCGCACTGCTGCGTCCCGGCGATCAGGTGGGCGCGTCTGGTGCCGGCCTGGTGGCCACCATCGTGTTCGACGCCATCGCGCCGGGGCAGTCGGCCATCTCGCCGTCAGGCGTGGCGGCCAATCCCGAGCAGGGGAGCATCGGCCTGCAACTCGTGCCGGCGGCCGTGACGGTGCGATGACCATGCGCAGCCGCACGCGCGATGGCCGATCGGGCTATTCGTTCGTCGAGTTGCTGACGGTGGCTGCCATCGTGCTCATCATGGCCTCCGCGGTCCTGCCGCTGGCAAGGGTCGGCGTGCAGCGGCAGAAGGAAGTCGAGTTGCGCCGGACCCTCCGCGAACTGCGCACGGCGATCGATCGCTACAAGGACGCCGCCGACCTGCAGCAGATCTCGAACCTGGAACTCGACCCGACGGACATGGGGTATCCGCCGGACCTCGAGACGCTCGTCAAGGGCGTGACGCGCAGTGGCGATGCATCCGGCGTCAAGCTGCGGTTCCTGCGCCGCGTGCCGGCCGATCCGATGACGGGCGACGCGGAGTGGGGATTGCGGTCGTACCAGGATCGACCCGATTCGACGTCATGGGGCGGACAAAACGTGTTCGACGTCTATTCGAAGGCCAGCGGCACCGGGCTCGACGGCATCCCTTACAGCGAGTGGTGAGATGAAGCGGTCCATGCGCCGGAGCGGGTTCACGCTCCTCGAACTGATGGTGGTGATGGCCCTGATCGTGGTGCTCGGCGGCATCGCGATGTCGGGCTACAGGAACGCCGTGACGCTCGCCCAGGAAGCAGTGCTGCGCGAAGACCTGTACCGCATGCGCGACGCCATCGATCAGTACTACGCCGACAAGAACAAGTACCCATCGTCGCTCGACGCCCTCGTGAGCGACGGCTACCTGCGCGCGCTGCCCGAGGATCCGTTCACGCGGTCCAGCACGACGTGGCAGGAGGTGCCGTCTGACCCCGACGCCAACAATCCCGGTGGCGACATCGGGGTCTTCAACGTGAAGAGCGGGTCCGACAAACTGTCGATGCAGGGGCAGCCGTACAGCGAATGGTGACGGTCTGACCGTTCACCATTCGCCGTGGGTCGTTCGTCGCCCGATTCAGCGCACGGCGTGCGGCACGGGCGTGACGGCGTCCTGATCCTGCTCGCCGGTCCGGATCCGGACCACGTGCTCGACGGGCAGGACGAAGATTTTGCCGTCGCCGACCTCACCGGTTCGCGCCGCGCCAGAGATGGCATCGATGGTTGGCTCGACGAAGCCATTGCTCACGCCGATTTCGATGCGGACCTTCTCGGCCAGCGCCATCTTGACTGTCGTGCCGCGGTAGTTCTCGACGTGTTCGGTCTCACCGCCATGGCCCTGCACGCGGCTGATGGTGAAACCGTGGACCTGGGCGCGGAAGAGCGCTTCGAGGACGGCGTTGACCCGTTCTGGCCTGACGATCGCGACAACCAT
The nucleotide sequence above comes from Acidobacteriota bacterium. Encoded proteins:
- a CDS encoding P-II family nitrogen regulator, whose protein sequence is MKMVVAIVRPERVNAVLEALFRAQVHGFTISRVQGHGGETEHVENYRGTTVKMALAEKVRIEIGVSNGFVEPTIDAISGAARTGEVGDGKIFVLPVEHVVRIRTGEQDQDAVTPVPHAVR
- a CDS encoding type II secretion system protein, encoding MRSRTRDGRSGYSFVELLTVAAIVLIMASAVLPLARVGVQRQKEVELRRTLRELRTAIDRYKDAADLQQISNLELDPTDMGYPPDLETLVKGVTRSGDASGVKLRFLRRVPADPMTGDAEWGLRSYQDRPDSTSWGGQNVFDVYSKASGTGLDGIPYSEW
- a CDS encoding type II secretion system protein: MKRSMRRSGFTLLELMVVMALIVVLGGIAMSGYRNAVTLAQEAVLREDLYRMRDAIDQYYADKNKYPSSLDALVSDGYLRALPEDPFTRSSTTWQEVPSDPDANNPGGDIGVFNVKSGSDKLSMQGQPYSEW